The following coding sequences lie in one Spinacia oleracea cultivar Varoflay unplaced genomic scaffold, BTI_SOV_V1 SOVchr0_125, whole genome shotgun sequence genomic window:
- the LOC110804505 gene encoding uncharacterized protein, whose protein sequence is MNQNQNQQEVDDRQDMSLLSSIDQNYDCDFNFCVTSAGFPDTESCPADELFFNGVIIPTQMKEKLNSINHCVREKDEEITSSTTATLVRQDKTQSKSFWRFKRSSSLNCENFSNKRTSSSVWSLPLLWRSKSTGFSSNEFVKLNQKNTGSNHGKVVMNNTNQNSRNSSSSPSSCQKPPLRKSGSGGGVRNSAALNVPPPYITKGTSDLLGFGSLFRNGSREKKSKK, encoded by the coding sequence AtgaaccaaaaccaaaaccaacaaGAAGTTGATGATAGACAAGATATGTCACTCTTATCATCAATTGACCAAAACTATGATTGTGATTTCAACTTCTGTGTGACTTCTGCAGGTTTTCCTGATACTGAAAGTTGTCCTGCAGATGAGCTGTTTTTCAATGGTGTGATCATCCCAACTCAAATGAAGGAAAAGCTCAATTCCATTAATCATTGCGTGAGAGAGAAAGATGAAGAGATTACTTCTTCAACAACAGCAACATTAGTCCGGCAAGACAAGACACAATCAAAGTCTTTTTGGAGGTTCAAAAGAAGTAGCAGTCTCAACTGTGAGAATTTCAGTAACAAGAGGACTTCTTCATCAGTTTGGTCATTGCCACTTCTTTGGAGGAGTAAATCAACTGGTTTTTCATCAAATGAGTTTGTTAAGCTAAATCAGAAGAATACTGGCTCGAATCATGGTAAGGTAGTAATGAATAATACTAATCAGAATTCAAGAAATTCTTCTTCTTCGCCGTCTTCTTGTCAGAAGCCTCCATTGAGAAAGAGTGGTTCAGGTGGTGGTGTTAGAAACAGTGCTGCTTTGAATGTTCCACCTCCTTACATAACAAAAGGTACATCAGATCTTCTGGGATTTGGTTCGTTGTTTCGCAATGGATCGAGAGAGAAGAAGAGCAAGAAATGA